In the Desulfuromonas sp. DDH964 genome, CTCCACCTCGCCCGCGACCCTCTCTTCGACCGCACCGAATCAGGGGTGGTCTACTCGATCCGCGAGTTGAGTTCGTCTCGGGCCGGCTTCGTCGTCCCCGACCGCTGCGAAGCCTGGATCGACCTCCACCTGCCGCCGGCGATGGACCCGGAAGCGGTCGCGGCGACGATCCGTCGCCAGGCCGATAGTGCCCGCGAACTGGTCCCCGGACTCGACCTTGAGGTTGCTTTCGACTTCGCCTCACGCGGCTACGACCTCGGGCCGCAGCCGCAGCTGTGGGACGCGCTCGCCAGCATCTACCCGGGGCTCGGTCTGACCCTGCGCCGCGACGCCTTCCGTTCCCATTCGGACGGCAACCTCTTCTTTGCGGCCGGCGTCAAACCGCTGATCCTCGGCCCCGGTGCACTGGAGACCGCCCACACCCCCGACGAACAGACCAGTTTCGCCGATGTCGTCGCGGCGGCAAAAATTTACGCCGCCCTGGCGCTCGCCGTCAAGGGAGCAGGCTGAAGAACGGACTCCGTCTTGGATTTTTTCGATAGGGCATCCCCTGAGGGGTTCCTAGCCCAGGCATAATCCGATTTTTATCAGCTTTTATTCGAACCTATCCGCGAGAAACGCTTTTGCCTTGGTTTGGCCTGGCCGGGAGAAGACCAGGGCAAGACCAGGCTCAGGCCTGGTTGCGCGCGGAGCAAATCTGATCAGGTCGGATAAACTTCGGATCAGGCAAAGCCAGGAATCTTATTCACGCAACTCCACCGTGACTGCATACAATAAAGCCCCCGGTCAATCTCCGTGACTGGGGGCCGCCTCATCGCTCATCGCTCGTTATTGCCCGCTACCCCTCCATCTCGATCAGGGAGTGGTCGCCGATGTTCATCCGGCGCGGCGAACCGGCCAGGGTCACCGCATCGCCGAGGATGCTCCCCTCCAGGACCAGGGAGCGCACCGTGCTGTTGGCGTTGATGATCGAATCGCAAATCACGCTGTTCTCGACGACGCTGCCGGTCGCCACCGAAACGTAAGGCCCGATGATGCTGTTGCGAACCGTGACCCCGTAGCCGATATGGACCGGTTCGATCAGCACCGAATCGACGACCTCGCCGTGACAGTGATGGCGCCCTTCAAGGAGGTAGCGATTGGTTTCGAGCAGCGTCTCGGGCTTGCCGCAGTCGAGCCAGGCGTCGATCTCCGGAGCCCGGAACTTGAGGCCATCGGCGATCATTCGCATGAAGACGGCGGGGAGGTAATACTCCCCCTTGACCGTCTCGCCGGCGGCGATGGTCCGCTCGAGGTAGCCCATGAAGCCGGCCCCATCCTTGAGATAGTAGAGGCCGACCTGAGCGAGCCGGGAAACCGGGGTGTCCGGTTTCTCGACCATATCGACGATGAACTCCCCCGCGACGACGTTGACTCCGAAGCGCTGGTAATCTTCGACCTCTTTGGAGTAGATCAGACCGTCACAGTCGCTGCAAAGCTGGGGGATCCGGCCGAGGTCGGCGACAAAGATGGTGTCGTTGAAAACCACCAGGACATCATCGCCGGGAGCGATCCGCGGAGCTGCCAGGGCGACCGCGTGGGCGGGACCGAGACGCTCCTTCTGCACGATGTAGTGGCAGTTGAGCGCCGGAAAGCTGCGCTTCATGAACTCCTCGATCTGGCCGCCGTTTTCGTCGGTGATGAAAATATACTCGGTCACCGGCGCCTGGCTGAGGCGACTGACGATATGCTCGAGGACGGTCTTGCCGGCGACCTGGACCAGGGATTTGGCCTTGCTGATGGTGTGGGGGCGCAGCCGCGTCCCCTTGCCGGCCACCGGGAGAATGACTTTCATAAGAACCCTCCGTTAAAATGTAGGCTTGAAATGGACGGTGCGCTTCGGCTAGGGTAACGCCGCCGGCTCACACCCCTGTTCACCTTACCAGTACCGCCCCTGCCACCCTTCGAGGAGCAGCCATGAACGACCACCTGATTCGCATCCTGACCAGCGACGGTTCACTGCGGGCGGTCGCCGCCCTGACCACCAACCTCGCCGAGGAGACCCGCCACCGCCAGCAGACCGACCCGACCGCCACCGTCGCCATCGGCCGGGTGGTGACCGCCGCCGCCCTCCTCGGCAGCCTCCTCAAGGGAGCGCAGCGCCTGGCTTTGATCCTCGAGGGGAACGGGCCGCTGCGCCAGCTTTCCGCCGAATCGGATGCCCATGGCAACCTGCGCGCCACTCTCAAGGAGCCGGTCGCCGGTCTGCCGCCGAAAGAAGACCGCTTTGACGTCGCCGGAGCGATCGGCCGCGCCGGTTTTTTGCAGGTGGTAAAGGATCTCGGCCTGCGCGAACCGTATCGCGGCATGGTCCAGCTGGTCGCCAGTGAAGTCGCCGAGGACCTTGCCTGGTACCTGACCCATTCCGAGCAGGTCCCCTCCTCGGTCGGCCTCGGGGTCACCCTGGGCCCGGAAGCGGAGGTGAAAGCCGCCGGCGGTTTCCTGGTCCAGGCGATGCCGGGCTGCGACGAAGAGCTGCTGGCCCGTGTCGAGGAGCGCGTTCGCCTCCTGCCGCCGGTCAGCACCCTGCTCGCCCGGGGGGAGTCACCGGAACAGATCGTCGCCCGGCTCTTCGCGGGGATTCCCTACACGGTCCAGCTGCGCACCGAACTCGCCTACCGCTGTACCTGCCGCCGGGAACAGGTGCGCGCCATGCTCGCCACCCTCGACCCGGAAGAGCTGCAGGAGCTGGCCGCGGCCGGGGAGGAGGTAACCGTCACCTGTGAATTCTGCAAGGAACCCTACCGTTTTTCGGCCGCGGAGGTCGGCGAGCTCGCCGGTTCGTAGCGCAGCGTCAGCTCCAGGGGTGGACCGTCGCCCACCTCCGGAGTCAGCTGCAGGCGACTGGCATCGAGGCCACGGCGACGGAAATAGCGAGTCAGCAGTTCGGTCCGGGCGGTCGCCAGCTGCACGGCATAAGCGGCCGGCTCGGCGGCAGCGCGCACCCTAGCGGAAAAATAGAGCTGCGGGTAGGCAGCCAGCTGCGCCGCCAGCGGGTCGAGGAGTTCGGTGCCGCCGGCCAGCGGCAGGACGGCGCCGGCGCTGAACAGAATTTCGCCGGGATAACTCACCACCAGCGGCTCGGTGGTACTGAGAACCGCCCCGGGCAGTTGGCCAAAACTCAGGCGCAGGCTGTCGAGGTCGGGCCGCTCCGGCAGCGGGGCTTGCGGCGCCGACGGCACGCAGGCGACCAGGGTCAGGGTCAGCAGCAACAGGGCAAGCGATCGCAGCAGCATCGGTCTAACCTCCATATGGTCTCCGCGGGCGGGCTGGCGCCGAGTATAGCAGATGCCCGTCCCCCGGACCAGCCTCTAGGAGACTGTCGGACTATCCATGCGCCGACTGCAAATCCAGCTGTTCGGCCCAGATTTCGGCTCCTTTTTGACTCAAAGCTCTGGCTATGAGCCCGCAAACGAGCCGAAATCTGGTCTCAAACATCCGAATTTTCGCTTCGCCCCGCATAGTCCGACAGGCTCCTAGCGTCCTTCCAACCCCACCGGGTCACCCACCTTTTCCTCATCGATGCCGAGATCCTGCAGGCGCCAGAGCTTGGCGTAATGCCCGTCCCGGGCAAGGAGCTCGCTATGACTGCCACTCTCGCAGATGCGGCCGCGGTGCAGCACGACGATGCGTCCGGCCTGGCGCGCGCTGCGCAGCCGGTGGGCGATCAACAGCATGCTGCACTCCGCGGGAAGGGCGCGCAGCGCCGTCGTCACCCGCCCCTCGGTGCCGGCATCGAGACGGCTGGTCGCCTCGTCGAGGATCAGCAGCCGGGGCCGCCGCACCAGGGCGCGCACCAGGCAGAGGAGCTGGCGCTCGCCGGAAGAGAGGTTACGGCCGCGCTCGCCGAGGCGGGCCCGAAGGCCACCGAGTTCGGCAACAGTTGTCGCCAGGCCGCAGTCGCCGAGGAGTTGCAGCAGGCCCTGATCGTCGCAGCTCCCCGTCGGGTCGAGGTTGTCGCGCAGGCTGCCGGCAAAGAGGAAGGGTTCCTGGGAGACCCAGGCGCAGCGTTCGCGCCAGGCGTCGAGGTCGAGCGCGGCGAGAGGCTGCCCGCCAACCTGGATCGTCCCCTGCTGCGGCCGGTAAAAACCGAGCAGGAGACGGCCGAGGGTGGTCTTGCCGCTGCCGGTGGCGCCAACCAGGGCGATCCGCTCCCCGGGAGCGATGACCAGATCGATCTCCTGCAGCGCCGGGGTCTCGCCGTCGTAGCTGAAACTGACGCGCTCAAGGCGGATTTCCCCATCATTGCCCGGAAGCGCGCTACCGCTCAGCTCCGCCGGCTGGTCGGCAAGATTGAAGATCCGCTCCAGGGAGGCGTTACTCGCCTGCACGATCGAATACTTGGCCGAGAGGTCGCGCAACGGCGCGAAGAATTTCTGCACATATTCGAGAAAGGCAACCAGGGTACCGAAACTGGCGACGCCGGCGATCACTTCGCCGCCGCCGCGCCAGAGCAGGGCGGCAATCGCCAGCGCGCCGAGAACCTCGACGGCGGCATAGAGGAAGGCGTCCCAGCTGATCACGCGCAGGGTGCTGGCGCGGTAGACCTCCTGCAGCCCGGCAAATTCCCTGAGGGTGCGCTCCTCCTGGCCGAAGAGGCGCACCTCGCCGATGCCGGCGATGCGTTCGGCGACGAAGGCGTTGAGGTCGGCCAGCCGCGCCCGCACCAGGCGCATGGCGCCGCGCATGCTGCGCCGGAACAGGAACAGGATGCCGAGCAGTGGCGGCAGTACCGCGAAGGCGACCAGCGAGAGGTGCAGGTCGAGCCAGAGCATGGCGGCGACGGTCAGGGCGAGGGTCAGCAAATCGCCGAGAGCGGCAACCACCCCCGAGCCGAAGAGCTCGCCGACATTCTCGACGTCACTGGTCAACCGGGTCACCAGCCGCCCCGAGGGGTGGTGATCGAACCAGGCCGCCGGCAGCCGCAGCAGGCGCGGGAACCCTTCGGCGCGCAGCGCCGCCATGATGCGCTGGCCAAGGGCCTGCACCAGGTAGCCCTGGACAAAGAGGAGGAGGCTCTCGAGGAGGACCGCGCCGAGCAGCAGTCCGCCCCAGTGGGGGAGCCGGTTCAGGGTGCCGGGGACAACGGCGTCGTCGATCAGCTGCATCACCAGCCACGGCTGCGCCAGCTTGGCGGCGCTGATCAGCGGCAGCAGCAAAAGGGCGAACAGGGCGCTGCCGCGCCAGGGTCGCATCAGCCCGAGGTAGCGCCGGAAGAGGCGCCAGTCGAAATGACGGCCGCTGATTTCGTCCCCGGCGGGGAACCCGTGGGGGGTCATGGCGCCACCTCCAGGGCATCCTGCAGCTGCTCGCGGCGGAAAAGGCGGGCATAGAGACCGTCGGCGGCGAGGAGTTCGGCATGGCGGCCGCACGCCACCAGGCGCCCCCGGTCGAGGACCAGCACCTGCTCGACGCCGGCGAGGAGCGATACCCGGCTCGAAACCAGCACCACCGTCCGCCCCGCCAGCTTTGGTCGCAGCCGCGCCCAGACCCGGCGCGCGGTGACGGCGTCGAGGTGGCTGAAGGGGTCGTCGAGGAGCCAGAGGTTGCCGTCGCGCGCCAGTGCCCGGCCCAGGGCTACCCGCTGCCGCTGCCCGCCGGAAAGGCTGACCCCCCCCTCCCCGACCGCCGTGGCAAAACCGGCCGGCAGCTCCGTAAGATCGCTGTCGAGGGCGACGGTTGCGGCAATCTCGGCAAGGAGCCGCTCGTCCCCGGCCGGGTCGGCGTAGAGCAGGTTCTGGCGCAGGCTGCCGGAGAAAAGGCGCCCCTCCTGGGGGACCATCGCCAGCCGGCGGCGGTGGGCGCGCAGATCGAGCCGGGCCAGGTCCTGGCCCGCAATCAGGAGGGTGCCAGCCGCCGTCGGGTAGAGCCCGGCGATAAGCCGCAGCAGGCTGCTTTTGCCGGACCCGGTCGGCCCGGTAATGCCGACCAGGGAGCCGGCCGGAAGGTCGAAAGCGAGATCCTGCAGAACCGGGCGCTCGCCATAGGCGAAGCTGAGTTGGCGGGCGCTGAGGGACGGCGCCCCCGCCAGCGGCGGCTCGCCACCGGCCGCCTCGGTGCGGGGGGCGGCGAGGATCGGCTGCAGCCGTTCGCTGCTGGCTCGGGCCCGCTGCAGCAGGGTCAGCACCCAGCCGAGCAGGGTAGTGGGCCAGGCAAGCTGCACCAGGTAGGCGTTGAAGGCGACCAGCTCGCCGAGAGAGAGCTCACCGCCGACCACCAACCGGCCACCGAAGTAGAATGCGAGCAGGGTGCTCAAGGGGCCGATCACCGTCATCACCGGCAGCACCAGCGCGCGCAGCCGGCTCAGGGCGAGGTTGCGCTCCAGGTAGCTGGCGTTGCGGCGGTCAAACTCGCGCCCCAGGTGATCGCGCAGATTGTAGGCACGCACCACCGCCTGGCCACTGACCGCCTCCTCCACCGCTTCGCTGACCAGTCCGAGCCCCTCCTGGACCTCGCTGGAGCGCTGCAACAGCGAGCGGCTGAGCCGCTTGACCAGCAGCAGCAGGAGCGGATAGGGGAGAAGACCGATCAGGGTCAGCCACGGCGCCAGGCGCAGCAGCATGACCAGCGAGAAGAGATAGACGAGCGCCGCGTCGCAGAGGGTCAACAGGCCGAAGCCGGCCATCATCCGCAGGTTGGCGAGGTCGTTGGTGAAGCGCGACAGCAGGTCGCCGGTCCGGTGGCGGTCGAAAAAGGGGGTCCCCTGGTCGAGCAGCCGGGAGAGGAGATCCTGGCGCAGGTCGACTTCAACGTAGCGGGCGGTGTGGAGAAACCGCAGCCGCGACAAAACCCGGGCCGTTCCCCGGGCGAGGGCGGCGGCAGCCATCAGCCCGGCGGCGACCGCCACCGCCTGCCAGTTGCCGGCGGCGGCGCCGTCGATACCGCGCTGGAGGAGCCAGGGGATGGTCATCGCCAGCAGGTTGGTCAGCACCAGCCAGAGCAGGCCGGCCAAGAGGAGCCGCCGGTAGTGGCGCCAGTAGGGGAGGAGAAAGGTCAGGACGGTCATCGCGGCTCGGCGGCGTCGCGCCGGCTGCCAAAGACCGGATGGCGACGCAGGGTTTCGAGGAGGAGATCGGCGGCGATGCCGTTGGCGATTCCGGCGCCGAGGGCGAAGAGTAGGAAGTAGGGGTAGAGGCTCCAGAGCTGCGGGGTGCGCACCAGCAGCAGCCAGGCGACCAGCAGCTGGCCGGTGGCATGGCCGGCGGCGCCGAGGGCGCTGACCCCGACCGGACCGAGATGGCGGCCGCAGAGGGCCCGGCTCCCCGTCATCAGGGCGGTGGCGGCGATGCCGCCGGCGAGGGAGAGGAAGAAGCCGGGGGCGAAGAGATTGCCGAGCAGCAGCGACCCAACGCCGATGCGGGTCAGCGCCACCGCCCAGGCGGCGCGGCCGCCGTAAAGGAAGAGGGCGACCAGGGTCAGGATATTGGCGAAACCGAGGCGGAACCAGGGGGCCGGCGAGGGGAGGAGCGCCTCCACGGTATGCAGGGCGACGGCGAGGGCGGCGAAGAGGGCGAGAAAAACCCGGCGCCGCCAGCGCTCGAGTTCGAGCGGATCAACGGCTGAGGAGGTCATAGCCCTCCCCCGCCGCGGCAGCGCCGCCGTCGATGCGCACCAGCAGGCCGTTAGGAACGCAGGCCAGAAGTTCCCCGGCGCGCTCGATGCGTCCCATGCCGATGCAGACCTTACGCGGACAGGGGGAATCCTCGATACAGACGCGCCCCTGGTGAATCGCGAGCCGGGTAATGCCAATGCGGCCGTTCAGTTCCACCCTCCGCTCCTGGTCGAGGGGGGCAGTGTAGATCACCTTGCCGTCGCGTTCGACCAGCAGCCGTCGCCCCGGCGGACCGGGGCGCAGCCAGACCAGCAGCAGAGCGCAGAGGAGAAGGAGCAGCGCCACCACCAGGCGATCGAGGGGGCGGGTGCGGCGCCAGGCGCCGCTCAGGGCCATGTCACCCTGCCCGCCAGCCCCGGGCTGGTGACGGTGGTGCCGTCGGCGGCGACGATCAGTCCCTCAACTCCCGGAAAGCGGATAAGGAGTTCCAGTCCCTGCTGCGGGCCGAGGACGAAGACCGCCGTCGCCAGGGCATCGGCGAGCATCGCCGTCGGGGCGACAATCGTCACCGCCTGGCAGCGCCGCGCCGGTTGGCCGCTGGCGGGATCGAAGAGGTGATGATAGCGTACCCCGTCGCGCTCGAAGAAACGCTCATAGTCGCCGGAGGTGACCACCGCGGTGTCGGCCAGCGCCAGGGTGGCGAGGATCGCTTCGTCGTTGCGCGGATGCTGGATGCCGATGCGCCAGGGGCGATCACCGTGGTCGCCGAGCAGGCGCATGTCGCCACCGGCGTTGACCGAGGCGTGGCTGACACCGGCCGCCTGCAACAGTGCCGCGGCGCGATCGACGGCGTACCCCTTGGCGATGCCGCCGAGATCGACTTGCAGGTCCGGGGCACTCTTGCTGACCGTTCGCCCCGCCAGTTGCAGGTCGCCGGGACCGGTAGCGGCCAGGGCCCCCGCCAGCTCCTCCGGCGTTGGTACCCGCGGCGTTTCCCCCTCGATATTCCAGAGCGCCTTGAGCCGCCCCAGCCCCATGTCGAAGGCGCCGCCGCTCGCTGCTGCGACCTGCAGGCCGCTGGCGATGACCGCCGCCGTCTCTGCCGTTACCGCCAGCGGCGTGGTGGCGGCGGAGAGACGGGCGACGTCGCTCTCCGGACGGTAGGGGGACATCAACTCATCGATGCGGGAGATCTCGGCAAAGGCGCGCTCGACGGCCTGCTCCAGCACCGGCTGCGCCGCCCCGAAGGCGGTTATTTCGACCACCGTCCCCATGATGATGCGGCTGCGCCGCACCTCGGCCGCAGGCCCGGAGCGGTCCGGGCAGCCGGTCAGGGTGGCGCAGAAGAGGAGGAACAGTAGGCCATGGAGAAGGCGGGAGGGGGGCACGAACACCTCGCGGGAATGGTGCCGGGGGCGGCCGAAAGCGAGGCCGTTCAGCGCTCGGCGGCGACGATTTCGCCGATCAGGTCATATTCCGAAGAGTCGGTTACCTTGAGCGGCACGATGCTGCCGATCTCCGCCTCGCCGGCAGTGATGTAGACCAGGCCGTCGACGTCGGGAGCCTGGCGCAGGCTGCGCCCGCGCAGCAGCAGCTCGGTCTCCTCGCTGTACCCTTCGACCAGGACCGGCTCGATGCGCCCGACCAGCGCCCGGTTCTTGCGGAAGGAGACCCGGCTCTGCGCTTTCATCAGCTTCTGGTAGCGGGCCTTCTTGACCCGTTCGAGGACCTGGCCGGGGAGTTTGGCGGCGCCGGTCCCTTCTTCGCGCGAATAGCGGAAGACGCCGACCCGTTCGAAGTGCCCCTCCTCGACGAAGGCGAGGAGCTTGGCAAACT is a window encoding:
- a CDS encoding sugar phosphate nucleotidyltransferase: MKVILPVAGKGTRLRPHTISKAKSLVQVAGKTVLEHIVSRLSQAPVTEYIFITDENGGQIEEFMKRSFPALNCHYIVQKERLGPAHAVALAAPRIAPGDDVLVVFNDTIFVADLGRIPQLCSDCDGLIYSKEVEDYQRFGVNVVAGEFIVDMVEKPDTPVSRLAQVGLYYLKDGAGFMGYLERTIAAGETVKGEYYLPAVFMRMIADGLKFRAPEIDAWLDCGKPETLLETNRYLLEGRHHCHGEVVDSVLIEPVHIGYGVTVRNSIIGPYVSVATGSVVENSVICDSIINANSTVRSLVLEGSILGDAVTLAGSPRRMNIGDHSLIEMEG
- the hslO gene encoding Hsp33 family molecular chaperone HslO, yielding MNDHLIRILTSDGSLRAVAALTTNLAEETRHRQQTDPTATVAIGRVVTAAALLGSLLKGAQRLALILEGNGPLRQLSAESDAHGNLRATLKEPVAGLPPKEDRFDVAGAIGRAGFLQVVKDLGLREPYRGMVQLVASEVAEDLAWYLTHSEQVPSSVGLGVTLGPEAEVKAAGGFLVQAMPGCDEELLARVEERVRLLPPVSTLLARGESPEQIVARLFAGIPYTVQLRTELAYRCTCRREQVRAMLATLDPEELQELAAAGEEVTVTCEFCKEPYRFSAAEVGELAGS
- a CDS encoding ABC transporter ATP-binding protein; translation: MTPHGFPAGDEISGRHFDWRLFRRYLGLMRPWRGSALFALLLLPLISAAKLAQPWLVMQLIDDAVVPGTLNRLPHWGGLLLGAVLLESLLLFVQGYLVQALGQRIMAALRAEGFPRLLRLPAAWFDHHPSGRLVTRLTSDVENVGELFGSGVVAALGDLLTLALTVAAMLWLDLHLSLVAFAVLPPLLGILFLFRRSMRGAMRLVRARLADLNAFVAERIAGIGEVRLFGQEERTLREFAGLQEVYRASTLRVISWDAFLYAAVEVLGALAIAALLWRGGGEVIAGVASFGTLVAFLEYVQKFFAPLRDLSAKYSIVQASNASLERIFNLADQPAELSGSALPGNDGEIRLERVSFSYDGETPALQEIDLVIAPGERIALVGATGSGKTTLGRLLLGFYRPQQGTIQVGGQPLAALDLDAWRERCAWVSQEPFLFAGSLRDNLDPTGSCDDQGLLQLLGDCGLATTVAELGGLRARLGERGRNLSSGERQLLCLVRALVRRPRLLILDEATSRLDAGTEGRVTTALRALPAECSMLLIAHRLRSARQAGRIVVLHRGRICESGSHSELLARDGHYAKLWRLQDLGIDEEKVGDPVGLEGR
- a CDS encoding ABC transporter ATP-binding protein produces the protein MTVLTFLLPYWRHYRRLLLAGLLWLVLTNLLAMTIPWLLQRGIDGAAAGNWQAVAVAAGLMAAAALARGTARVLSRLRFLHTARYVEVDLRQDLLSRLLDQGTPFFDRHRTGDLLSRFTNDLANLRMMAGFGLLTLCDAALVYLFSLVMLLRLAPWLTLIGLLPYPLLLLLVKRLSRSLLQRSSEVQEGLGLVSEAVEEAVSGQAVVRAYNLRDHLGREFDRRNASYLERNLALSRLRALVLPVMTVIGPLSTLLAFYFGGRLVVGGELSLGELVAFNAYLVQLAWPTTLLGWVLTLLQRARASSERLQPILAAPRTEAAGGEPPLAGAPSLSARQLSFAYGERPVLQDLAFDLPAGSLVGITGPTGSGKSSLLRLIAGLYPTAAGTLLIAGQDLARLDLRAHRRRLAMVPQEGRLFSGSLRQNLLYADPAGDERLLAEIAATVALDSDLTELPAGFATAVGEGGVSLSGGQRQRVALGRALARDGNLWLLDDPFSHLDAVTARRVWARLRPKLAGRTVVLVSSRVSLLAGVEQVLVLDRGRLVACGRHAELLAADGLYARLFRREQLQDALEVAP
- a CDS encoding Gx transporter family protein, with translation MTSSAVDPLELERWRRRVFLALFAALAVALHTVEALLPSPAPWFRLGFANILTLVALFLYGGRAAWAVALTRIGVGSLLLGNLFAPGFFLSLAGGIAATALMTGSRALCGRHLGPVGVSALGAAGHATGQLLVAWLLLVRTPQLWSLYPYFLLFALGAGIANGIAADLLLETLRRHPVFGSRRDAAEPR
- a CDS encoding NusG domain II-containing protein, yielding MALSGAWRRTRPLDRLVVALLLLLCALLLVWLRPGPPGRRLLVERDGKVIYTAPLDQERRVELNGRIGITRLAIHQGRVCIEDSPCPRKVCIGMGRIERAGELLACVPNGLLVRIDGGAAAAGEGYDLLSR
- a CDS encoding FAD:protein FMN transferase, whose protein sequence is MPPSRLLHGLLFLLFCATLTGCPDRSGPAAEVRRSRIIMGTVVEITAFGAAQPVLEQAVERAFAEISRIDELMSPYRPESDVARLSAATTPLAVTAETAAVIASGLQVAAASGGAFDMGLGRLKALWNIEGETPRVPTPEELAGALAATGPGDLQLAGRTVSKSAPDLQVDLGGIAKGYAVDRAAALLQAAGVSHASVNAGGDMRLLGDHGDRPWRIGIQHPRNDEAILATLALADTAVVTSGDYERFFERDGVRYHHLFDPASGQPARRCQAVTIVAPTAMLADALATAVFVLGPQQGLELLIRFPGVEGLIVAADGTTVTSPGLAGRVTWP